In Ischnura elegans chromosome 9, ioIscEleg1.1, whole genome shotgun sequence, the following proteins share a genomic window:
- the LOC124165812 gene encoding uncharacterized protein LOC124165812 isoform X1, whose protein sequence is MCQLLNYSLFHFQMPPTKGNFRNYTQEVMEAAVEDVRLHKTPYKTAAKKFNVPRVTLKYKVEGKHPIDRKMGPAAILSTGEETTISNWIYSMARAGFPVTMQEVVFSVQRLLKELKRPNPFKDSCPGKSWIKGFMRRNPGIAVRMSQNLTTTRAAVSKKSLCNWFKEVETFLVENKQKEILQDPRRIFNTDETAFFLNPKGGKVLAKKGDKTVYQQVNSDEKECLTVLITGSASGAVPPPTVLYKYKRIPQEIAENFPPAWGLGRTESGWMTCEAFFEFVADIFYPWLKKENIPLPVALFVDGHSSHLSLQVSQFCEKNGIILIALYPNATHLLQPMDVSVFRTLKEHWKKKVHEWRLSNLEAPVLKKKEFPKLLKEVIDNVLQVTILENGFRKCGLFPWNPEAITLPLNIEGDNQVTKAKERGQFLKEGLRFLNESIPESKLKIFCNRDTNKELEEKDISLFELWQKTKLELESNLLNASGATNEPDNLSIVNGDLSSATLTPSAIDESTYHTTDDYNMPSGTNNLTCIDKPARDSINHTDLCQAGTSKVSAEIPSPFKRHFFFQKDKNEPKQKRSMKEKMPAIVSGQLCQDYFRKKLAKKEELEKRKLERAAERQRKKDEKERAKQDKVRQHKKRTAKRVLHYKDSSNSGIEEVPSDSDSDFKDESDEENIHEKNLKKPVERKLGEYVVFSYEEELFPGVITDVCETAATITAMKKSGRLWKWPEKEDKLDYEWETVLYHIDEPLKMSTTRNVYSVPELEFLWDYLLAF, encoded by the exons ATGTGTCAACTTCTGAATTACTCCCTCTTTCATTTTCAGATGCCTCCAACAaagggaaattttagaaattatactCAAGAGGTAATGGAAGCAGCTGTGGAAGATGTAAGGTTGCATAAAACACCATATAAAACTGCagctaaaaaatttaatgttccaAGGGTCACTTTGAAGTACAAGGTTGAAGGAAAACACCCAATTGACAG GAAAATGGGTCCAGCGGCTATTTTAAGTACAGGTGAAGAAACCACTATCAGTAATTGGATTTACAGCATGGCCCGTGCAGGATTTCCTGTTACAATGCAGGAGGTTGTCTTCAGTGTGCAGCGCCTTTTAAAAGAGTTAAAGAGGCCAAACCCGTTCAAAGACAGCTGCCCAGGAAAATCATGGATAAAAGGATTTATGAGAAGAAACCCTGGAATAGCTGTTCGTATGTCTCAAAACCTTACCACAACGAGGGCTGCAGTGTCCAAGAAAAGCCTTTGTAATTGGTTTAAAGAAGTAGAGACATTCTTggttgaaaataaacaaaaagagatTTTACAAGATCCAAGAAGAATCTTTAATACGGATGAGACAGCCTTTTTTTTAAACCCAAAGGGTGGTAAAGTATTAGCAAAAAAAGGGGATAAGACTGTATATCAGCAAGTAAATTCGGATGAGAAAGAATGCCTTACTGTCCTTATCACAGGTAGCGCAAGTGGTGCTGTACCTCCCCCAACAGTTTTGTACAAATATAAAAGGATCCCGCAGGAAATTGCAGAGAATTTCCCTCCAGCGTGGGGCTTGGGAAGAACAGAGTCTGGTTGGATGACCTGTGAGGCATTCTTCGAGTTTGTCGCTGACATTTTCTACCCATggctgaagaaagaaaatattcctttgccaGTTGCTCTTTTTGTGGATGGGCACTCATCTCATTTGAGTTTGCAAGTGAGCcagttttgtgaaaaaaatggcatcattCTCATTGCACTGTACCCAAATGCGACGCATCTCTTGCAACCGATGGATGTTTCGGTTTTCAGGACTCTTAAAGAGCACTGGAAGAAGAAAGTACATGAATGGAGGTTATCCAATTTGGAGGCTCCAGTCTTAAAGAAGAAagaatttccaaaacttttgaaagaagTTATAGACAATGTGCTACAAGTGACTATCCTGGAAAATGGTTTTAGAAAATGTGGATTGTTTCCATGGAACCCAGAAGCTATCACTCTCCCATTAAACATTGAAGGTGATAATCAAGTCACAAAAGCCAAAGAACGtggacaatttttaaaagaaggaCTTCGATTTCTCAATGAGAGTATTCCAGAAAGCaagctcaaaatattttgtaacaggGATACAAATAAAGAGTTggaggaaaaagatatttcactctttgaactgTGGCAGAAGACAAAATTAGAACTGGAAAGTAATTTGTTAAATGCATCTGGTGCTACTAATGAGCCAGACAATCTAAGCATTGTGAATGGGGACCTGTCATCTGCAACACTCACTCCTAGTGCTATCGATGAGTCCACTTATCATACCACTGATGATTACAATATGCCATCTGGAACGAACAACCTTACTTGTATCGATAAGCCTGCTAGAGATAGTATTAATCATACTGATCTTTGTCAAGCTGGAACTTCTAAAGTATCTGCAGAAATCCCCAGCCCATTCAAAAGacacttttttttccagaaagacaagaatgaaccaaaacaaaaacgatcAATGAAGGAGAAAATGCCTGCCATTGTCTCAGGACAGCTGTGTCAAGATTATTTTAGAAAGAAGTTggcaaaaaaggaagaattagaaaaaagaaaactggaaCGTGCTGCCGAGAGacaaaggaaaaaagatgaaaaagaaagagCGAAACAAGATAAAGTTCGGCAGCATAAGAAAAGGACTGCAAAGCGGGTGCTTCATTACAAAGACAGCTCTAACTCTGGCATAGAAGAGGTGCCATCAGACAGTGACAGTGATTTTAAAGATGAGAGCGATGAGGAAAACATACATGAGAAAAACCTAAAGAAACCAGTAGAGAGGAAATTAGGGGAGTATGTAGTTTTTTCTTATGAAGAAGAGTTATTTCCGGGGGTTATAACTGATGTTTGTGAAACAGCTGCTactattacagctatgaaaaaatCTGGGAGACTCTGGAAATGGCCAGAAAAAGAGGATAAATTGGACTACGAATGGGAAACTGTATTATACCACATTGACGAGCCTTTAAAAATGAGTACCACGAGAAATGTTTACTCAGTCCCGGAACTTGAATTTTTATGGGATTATCTTCTTGCATTCTGA
- the LOC124165812 gene encoding uncharacterized protein LOC124165812 isoform X2 yields MPPTKGNFRNYTQEVMEAAVEDVRLHKTPYKTAAKKFNVPRVTLKYKVEGKHPIDRKMGPAAILSTGEETTISNWIYSMARAGFPVTMQEVVFSVQRLLKELKRPNPFKDSCPGKSWIKGFMRRNPGIAVRMSQNLTTTRAAVSKKSLCNWFKEVETFLVENKQKEILQDPRRIFNTDETAFFLNPKGGKVLAKKGDKTVYQQVNSDEKECLTVLITGSASGAVPPPTVLYKYKRIPQEIAENFPPAWGLGRTESGWMTCEAFFEFVADIFYPWLKKENIPLPVALFVDGHSSHLSLQVSQFCEKNGIILIALYPNATHLLQPMDVSVFRTLKEHWKKKVHEWRLSNLEAPVLKKKEFPKLLKEVIDNVLQVTILENGFRKCGLFPWNPEAITLPLNIEGDNQVTKAKERGQFLKEGLRFLNESIPESKLKIFCNRDTNKELEEKDISLFELWQKTKLELESNLLNASGATNEPDNLSIVNGDLSSATLTPSAIDESTYHTTDDYNMPSGTNNLTCIDKPARDSINHTDLCQAGTSKVSAEIPSPFKRHFFFQKDKNEPKQKRSMKEKMPAIVSGQLCQDYFRKKLAKKEELEKRKLERAAERQRKKDEKERAKQDKVRQHKKRTAKRVLHYKDSSNSGIEEVPSDSDSDFKDESDEENIHEKNLKKPVERKLGEYVVFSYEEELFPGVITDVCETAATITAMKKSGRLWKWPEKEDKLDYEWETVLYHIDEPLKMSTTRNVYSVPELEFLWDYLLAF; encoded by the exons ATGCCTCCAACAaagggaaattttagaaattatactCAAGAGGTAATGGAAGCAGCTGTGGAAGATGTAAGGTTGCATAAAACACCATATAAAACTGCagctaaaaaatttaatgttccaAGGGTCACTTTGAAGTACAAGGTTGAAGGAAAACACCCAATTGACAG GAAAATGGGTCCAGCGGCTATTTTAAGTACAGGTGAAGAAACCACTATCAGTAATTGGATTTACAGCATGGCCCGTGCAGGATTTCCTGTTACAATGCAGGAGGTTGTCTTCAGTGTGCAGCGCCTTTTAAAAGAGTTAAAGAGGCCAAACCCGTTCAAAGACAGCTGCCCAGGAAAATCATGGATAAAAGGATTTATGAGAAGAAACCCTGGAATAGCTGTTCGTATGTCTCAAAACCTTACCACAACGAGGGCTGCAGTGTCCAAGAAAAGCCTTTGTAATTGGTTTAAAGAAGTAGAGACATTCTTggttgaaaataaacaaaaagagatTTTACAAGATCCAAGAAGAATCTTTAATACGGATGAGACAGCCTTTTTTTTAAACCCAAAGGGTGGTAAAGTATTAGCAAAAAAAGGGGATAAGACTGTATATCAGCAAGTAAATTCGGATGAGAAAGAATGCCTTACTGTCCTTATCACAGGTAGCGCAAGTGGTGCTGTACCTCCCCCAACAGTTTTGTACAAATATAAAAGGATCCCGCAGGAAATTGCAGAGAATTTCCCTCCAGCGTGGGGCTTGGGAAGAACAGAGTCTGGTTGGATGACCTGTGAGGCATTCTTCGAGTTTGTCGCTGACATTTTCTACCCATggctgaagaaagaaaatattcctttgccaGTTGCTCTTTTTGTGGATGGGCACTCATCTCATTTGAGTTTGCAAGTGAGCcagttttgtgaaaaaaatggcatcattCTCATTGCACTGTACCCAAATGCGACGCATCTCTTGCAACCGATGGATGTTTCGGTTTTCAGGACTCTTAAAGAGCACTGGAAGAAGAAAGTACATGAATGGAGGTTATCCAATTTGGAGGCTCCAGTCTTAAAGAAGAAagaatttccaaaacttttgaaagaagTTATAGACAATGTGCTACAAGTGACTATCCTGGAAAATGGTTTTAGAAAATGTGGATTGTTTCCATGGAACCCAGAAGCTATCACTCTCCCATTAAACATTGAAGGTGATAATCAAGTCACAAAAGCCAAAGAACGtggacaatttttaaaagaaggaCTTCGATTTCTCAATGAGAGTATTCCAGAAAGCaagctcaaaatattttgtaacaggGATACAAATAAAGAGTTggaggaaaaagatatttcactctttgaactgTGGCAGAAGACAAAATTAGAACTGGAAAGTAATTTGTTAAATGCATCTGGTGCTACTAATGAGCCAGACAATCTAAGCATTGTGAATGGGGACCTGTCATCTGCAACACTCACTCCTAGTGCTATCGATGAGTCCACTTATCATACCACTGATGATTACAATATGCCATCTGGAACGAACAACCTTACTTGTATCGATAAGCCTGCTAGAGATAGTATTAATCATACTGATCTTTGTCAAGCTGGAACTTCTAAAGTATCTGCAGAAATCCCCAGCCCATTCAAAAGacacttttttttccagaaagacaagaatgaaccaaaacaaaaacgatcAATGAAGGAGAAAATGCCTGCCATTGTCTCAGGACAGCTGTGTCAAGATTATTTTAGAAAGAAGTTggcaaaaaaggaagaattagaaaaaagaaaactggaaCGTGCTGCCGAGAGacaaaggaaaaaagatgaaaaagaaagagCGAAACAAGATAAAGTTCGGCAGCATAAGAAAAGGACTGCAAAGCGGGTGCTTCATTACAAAGACAGCTCTAACTCTGGCATAGAAGAGGTGCCATCAGACAGTGACAGTGATTTTAAAGATGAGAGCGATGAGGAAAACATACATGAGAAAAACCTAAAGAAACCAGTAGAGAGGAAATTAGGGGAGTATGTAGTTTTTTCTTATGAAGAAGAGTTATTTCCGGGGGTTATAACTGATGTTTGTGAAACAGCTGCTactattacagctatgaaaaaatCTGGGAGACTCTGGAAATGGCCAGAAAAAGAGGATAAATTGGACTACGAATGGGAAACTGTATTATACCACATTGACGAGCCTTTAAAAATGAGTACCACGAGAAATGTTTACTCAGTCCCGGAACTTGAATTTTTATGGGATTATCTTCTTGCATTCTGA